The Rhodospirillales bacterium genome includes the window TTCGGCAGGAAATCCTTCATCTTGATACTCAACGGCACCGTCCAGGTCGGATTGAAACGAATGCCCTTAACTTCGGTTTTAAAACTCGCGGTGGGCCGCGAAGGCTGCCCGACCACAACCGGCATCTCCAGAGCCACCCGCCCGCCGGATATCGCCCACAACGTCTGGGACGGAATATTGACCAGCATATAACGGTCCGGGCGGTCTGGATCCAGCCAGCGCAACCGCTCAAGATTAGCGATAATCTGTTCCATCTGCGCCTGCCGGGTCCGGTTAAGAAGTGTCAGCGTTTGCGGACCTATCACGGCATCAGGCTCCAGACCGTGTTCACGCTGGAAACGCATCACCGCAGCCCCCAGTTCGTCATCATAAAAATCTTCAGGGCCATACGCCGGGTCATATTCAACCCCGAGACGAACCCTTAACCCCGCCACCGCCGGATGACGTTTTCCCGGCTTGAAAAAAGGCACGCCAAAATCCAGCGGTAAAACGTGATCGTAACCATCATCTTCACGGGATAAACGAACCAGCTCCTCCTGAAGCTTTTTGTACAAAGATCCGGAAGGCCCCAGTGCCAGTAACTCCTGCGCCGGGGCATGCGCTTGCGCCACACGGGAAAGAACCGTCAGGGCCGGAACCGGCGCCCGCCAGTATTTGCCCTTTTCCCCGACATGTTCGGGAATAACGCGCATCCCGCTTATATCATGGCCGTAACGAACCACGGCATCCGAAAGTAATAACTCCAGCCGGGCTTGCGTTTCCTTATTCTGCGGTCCGGACAACAGAGAACGAAGGGAAGGCACGTGGTAACGCGCCGGGTTCAGGCCATGACGCCATGAATCTTCAAAAACCGTCAGCATGGCATTAATCTGCGCGGCATTCGCTTCTTTTTCCGTCCAGATCAGTTCATTGTCCCGCTGCTGGTAGAAAGCGCGCATGGCATCGGCATCATAAAATGTAGAATCATCAACCGTGCCGGCCGCCAAAGCCGCTTGAAAAACAGAGCCCGGATTGACAAAGGATGTAATTTTATCAATGACCGTTGGCTTTTCCCGGACATCCCCGGCCTCTGCCGGACAAGGCAAAGATAAAAGCGCCAGAACAATCGCACCCGCCGCAACCTTGGAAAACCAGGGGCGCACAAGCCGACTGTCCGGTTCTGTTATGAATTTTGCCCACATGGCCGGATACCTTTAGAACGTAATCTGGTAGACACAAAGATCTACTACCAAGATAACATGATTTGGCCAGAAAACGATTATAAATCCGCGTAAATATGAGTTTCCGCCTTGGCGCCGGGGTGGGTTACCGCCCCTTTTTCGGCCGGGCCGACCAGCTGCACATATTTCCACAGCGCGCCGGACTGGTAGTTATTGGTCCGGGGTTGCCACGACTGGCGGCGCATTTTAAGCTCATCATCGCTCAAAAGAACCTCTAACGAGCCTTTTTCGGCATCTATACGGATCATATCACCATCCTTCAGCAAGGCGATCGGACCACCGACAGCCGCCTCCGGCCCGACATGCCCGATACAAAAACCACGCGTTCCGCCGGAAAAACGCCCATCAGTAATCAGCGCCACTTTTCCACCGGTGCCCTGCCCGTACAACGCTGCCGTGGTCGAGAGCATTTCCCGCATGCCGGGACCGCCCTTCGGCCCTTCGTAACGAATGACCAGAACATCGCCCTCTTCGTAATCGCGGTTTTGCACGGCATTAAAGCATTCTTCCTCACTATCGAAACAGCGGGTCGGCCCTTCAAAAACCAGCTCATCCAGCCCGGCAATCTTCACAATCGCCCCTTCCGGCGCCAGATTCCCGCGCAGGCCAACAACGCCGCCGGTGGGATGAATAGGATGGGACAATGGCCGGATTACATTCTGATTTTCGGGGAATGCCTGATCTTTAAGATTCTCGGCAATCGTCTTGCCCGTCACCGTCAGGCAATCGCCGTGAATGTAACCGCCATCCAGCAATTCTTTCAAAACCACCGACACGCCGCCGACATCATACATATCCTTGGCTACATATTTTCCGCCGGGTTTCAGGTCGGCAATATACGGCACGCGGGCAAACACCACCGCCACATCGTGCAAGTCAAACTCTATCCCGGCCTCATGCGCCATCGCCGGCAAATGCAGCGCCGCATTGGTTGAACCGCCCGTCGCCGCCACCACGGCCGCCGCGTTTTCCAATGCCTGCCGCGTTACGATATCACGCGGCCGCGGCCCACCTTCGCGCAGCAGCTTCATCACGGCCTCCCCGGAAGCCACAGCATATTCATCGCGCGTTTCATAGGGCGCCGGCGCTCCGGCCGATCCCGGCAACGCCAGACCAATCGCCTCAGATACGCAAGCCATCGTATTCGCCGTAAACTGGCCGCCGCAAGCCCCCGCCCCCGGACAGGCACAGCATTCCATTTCATGCAGGTCTTTATCGGAAAATTCGCCGGTCGCGTGCTTGCCGATCCCTTCGAACACATCAATAACGGTCACATCCTTGCCGCGGAATTTCCCCGGCATGATCGACCCGCCGTACATAAACACACTCGGCACATTCAAACGGATCATCGCCATCATCATCCCCGGCAGGGATTTGTCGCACCCGGCCAGTCCCACCAGCGCATCATAGCAATGCCCGCGCATTGTGAGTTCCACAGAGTCCGTAATAATATCGCGGGACACCAGCGAAGACCGCATCCCTTCGTGCCCCATGGCAATCCCGTCCGTCACGGTAATCGTCGTAAATTCGCGCGGCGTGCCCTCGCCGGATTTCACACCTTTTTTGACCGATTGCGCCTGCCGCTGAAGTGCAATATTACAGGGAGCCGCCTCGTTCCAGCACGTCGCCACCCCGACCAGAGGCTGGTGAATTTCTTTCTCCGTCAGGCCCATCGCATAGTAATACGAACGGGCCGCGGCGCTTTTAACGCCTTCGGTTACATAACGGCTGACAAGTTTTGATTTATCCCAGGTCATGGCGGGCGCACCCCTCTTTATAATGGCACTCAAAGAATGCCTAAAGGGATAGCGTGTTTATTCCCTGAACTCAAGCCGAGATAAAAACTATCTATTGAATTTGATCGCCTCGGAAGCCGGGATCATATATTCACGGATTTCAGGAATTACTTTTTCAAGAACCCGCCGCGTTTCAGGATAATGGTGACCGATCACGATCACCGGCTTACCAGTTTCACGGGATAGAGCTATGCCATTATAGATTTCTGTGTAGATTTGATTTTCGTTCCGAACATTGTCAAGAAACCGGCCTTCACGCTTGGCACAGTTCACATTAAAATCCTTCATGGCATCACACATCACGGATTTCCCTGATGTACGGGAATCCAGCGTATATTTAATTCTGTCAGACTGGGTAAAGGCCGTCGCGAACGCCAGCTCCCTCATAAGCTGCCTGTTCGCTGTCCCTTTACTGCCCTGATGATTGTTAAAACCAATCGCGCGCGGCACAGCATCAAATGCCTGCTTTAAAATCGGGACAATCTGATCGGCTTGCATCCCGACATTGATCTGGCCCGACGGTGCATCATGACGACGATCGACCGGCTGCACCGGCAAATGGACAAAGACTTCCTGACCATTGGATTTGGCCAGTTTGGTTGCCTTTTCCAAACAAGCCTTTCCAGCAGGCGTCTTGGCTGCATAAGGCAAATATGCTCCCGCTATAGGTGCCTTGAGTGCAGCAATATCTAATGTCTCTTGAATTTTACCTTCACATAAATCGTCAATAACGATAGCAATTTGTGGTGTATGGCCTTGCGCCCCCGCCAAAGATGATGAGGCCAGCAATACAGAAGCCAGCAAAGTTTTGTTTGCACTCATCACACACCCTTCCTTAAATTATTTACATAACGTGAAGGATAGCCCAAAACGATGGAGAATGCAAATAATTCTAACCAAAAGGAAAATTAGTTTTCAGGCTTCAGCAGCGCTTCTTCCGTCTTGCGAACGAAACGCTCGCCGTTCATCACGAACCGGACCGGCACCGCCCCGGTCCCGACCCCGCGGATCACCACTGTAGAATAGCCGAGAATACGGCCCAGAAGCGGGTTTTCCAGCGACGCACTTTCAACCTTGTCGAATTTAAACTGGACAACGTCCTGATTAAAAAAGCCGTATATCAAGAGAATACGTCGATCCGTGAGCAACAACCGCGTCGTCTTGAACAGGATATAAGCATTGCTAACCGGGTACAGACTCAGGAATAAAATCGTCAACCCGACCAGCCAGTGAAACAACACACCGACCAAAACGGCCAGAAGCACAATCGTCGACGGGAAAATAAAAATCGCTTTATGCAGATGCGCCTGCGCTTTTACCTGCTCGCCGGAAACCAGAACGTCTTTGATCTCTTTTGCCATGATTCCCTCCTCACGAAAAACACCTAGCTCGTCCGGGCTCTTTCAATCGCCTTGCGGAAAACAATCGGATTGGCCAGCGGCGGCAAAATAACCTCGCCAATCCCCATCCCGCGAACCATCACCCGGCCATAGCCCAGCAAACGGCCCCAGAATGTTTGCAGTACATTAACCCCTTCAATCCGGTCGATACTCATTTCCCCGACATAACGGGCGACCAGACCGCGCTTGTATATAAGACGTGCATTGGTAATCGCGATTTCCGTAGATGCCTTGTACACCATCATCTGGGCAAAACGCATCATGCCCATCACAAAGACAAAAAACGCCAGCAATCGTAAGCCGGGATGCAATTCCCGAACAGCGCCGATCATCCCTTGCGCATGAACGCCGCTGCCGTAATGAGCCTGAAAGTAAATGGCGGCATACAAAACGCCGATACAGCCCAAAATCCCCCAGATAATGTTCAACACGGCCTGCAGACTGTACATCCAGTGGAATTGCCCTACGGCTATTAATTCTTCGTCAGGCCCCAACGACTGCCTGACATATACCATGCGACTCAATTCTAATCTCCAAATGAAATACCCAACGCTCTGGCAGTATGAACCAAAGTGCTGTCCAGGTCTACTTGTTGATAGGCCGCAATCGCATCCTCAATCGCCACGTCGATGACCTGACGGTTGGACCAGGCCACCATACGCCCGAATTTCCCTTCACGGATCAGGTCCACAGCCTTGGCCCCGAAAGCCGATGCCAGCATCCGGTCGTTCCATGTCGGCTGGCAGCCGCGCTGGACGTGTCCCAGAATACTGACCCGCGTTTCTGAATCCGTCGCATGGGCAATCTGGTCGCCCAGATAATAGCCAATCCCGCCATAGCGTTTTTCGCCGCCATGATATTCCATTTCCGCCTTGGAACCTTCCGGCGTGCTCACCGCTTCCGACACGATCATCAACGCAAAGTTACGGCCCGACGCTTTGACTTTTCTGATTTTCTCGGCGATCGCCTCAATCGTATACGGAATTTCAGGGATCAGGATAATATCCGCGCCGCCGGCAATCCCGGCATTCAAGGCAATATGCCCGGCATCACGGCCCATAACTTCCAAAATCATCACGCGGTCATGGCTGGCCGCCGTCGGCTGCAAACGATCCAGCGCCTCGGTCGCCACCGCCACCGCCGTATCGAATCCGACGGATGCCTCCGTCATGCCGATATCGTTATCAATGGTTTTGGGAATCCCGACCAGATTAATCCCGCCCTGCTCGGCCAGTTTTTTCAAAATCGCAAAGCTGCCGTCACCGCCGATACCGATAACGCCATCCAGCCCCAACGCCTTGAATCCTTCGACGATTTTTCCGGATAAATCCTTGGTCGAACCGTCGGCCATCGGAAAAGCAAACGGATTTCCCTTATTGGTCGTCCCCAGAATAGTGCCGCCCAACCTCATAATGTTGCCGTTAAATTCCGCCGGCGTCAAAACCCGGTACTGCGGCGGATCTTTCAAAAGCCCGGCCGTACCGTTCAAAATCCCGACCGTTTCCCACCCCAGATTATGAGCACTATGCACCACCGACCGGATAGCCGCATTCAAGCCTGCACAGTCGCCGCCACTGGTAAGAATTCCGATACGCTTTGTCGCCATAAGTTACAACCTTTTACAGAATCAAATATTAACTAAAAAAACCGAGTCTCTGTTTACTCTGTTTCATAGAATGTGTCCACCGTGCAATGGATGCAAAAAAAACTTATCAAACAAAGCATTATTTGCTATACTTAAAAACCTCAAAATAACAATATATCGGATATACATAATTCATGGATGACGAAGACGAGTTACAAGAAAAGCTGGTCCACCTGAAGGCCGAGCATAAAGATCTCGATGAGATTATCGATCGCCTGATGCATACCCAGCCCGTCGACTTTCTTCAGCTCCAGCGCCTGAAAAAGCGTAAACTGATGCTCAAGGACATGATCCAGAAAATCGAAAGCAATTTGCTCCCGGATATTATTGCGTAGGCTGTTATGACCGCACCCCCCCCTCTTATAGGTATCACCAT containing:
- a CDS encoding PH domain-containing protein; protein product: MAKEIKDVLVSGEQVKAQAHLHKAIFIFPSTIVLLAVLVGVLFHWLVGLTILFLSLYPVSNAYILFKTTRLLLTDRRILLIYGFFNQDVVQFKFDKVESASLENPLLGRILGYSTVVIRGVGTGAVPVRFVMNGERFVRKTEEALLKPEN
- a CDS encoding PH domain-containing protein — protein: MVYVRQSLGPDEELIAVGQFHWMYSLQAVLNIIWGILGCIGVLYAAIYFQAHYGSGVHAQGMIGAVRELHPGLRLLAFFVFVMGMMRFAQMMVYKASTEIAITNARLIYKRGLVARYVGEMSIDRIEGVNVLQTFWGRLLGYGRVMVRGMGIGEVILPPLANPIVFRKAIERARTS
- a CDS encoding ATP-dependent 6-phosphofructokinase, which produces MATKRIGILTSGGDCAGLNAAIRSVVHSAHNLGWETVGILNGTAGLLKDPPQYRVLTPAEFNGNIMRLGGTILGTTNKGNPFAFPMADGSTKDLSGKIVEGFKALGLDGVIGIGGDGSFAILKKLAEQGGINLVGIPKTIDNDIGMTEASVGFDTAVAVATEALDRLQPTAASHDRVMILEVMGRDAGHIALNAGIAGGADIILIPEIPYTIEAIAEKIRKVKASGRNFALMIVSEAVSTPEGSKAEMEYHGGEKRYGGIGYYLGDQIAHATDSETRVSILGHVQRGCQPTWNDRMLASAFGAKAVDLIREGKFGRMVAWSNRQVIDVAIEDAIAAYQQVDLDSTLVHTARALGISFGD
- a CDS encoding divergent polysaccharide deacetylase family protein; the protein is MSANKTLLASVLLASSSLAGAQGHTPQIAIVIDDLCEGKIQETLDIAALKAPIAGAYLPYAAKTPAGKACLEKATKLAKSNGQEVFVHLPVQPVDRRHDAPSGQINVGMQADQIVPILKQAFDAVPRAIGFNNHQGSKGTANRQLMRELAFATAFTQSDRIKYTLDSRTSGKSVMCDAMKDFNVNCAKREGRFLDNVRNENQIYTEIYNGIALSRETGKPVIVIGHHYPETRRVLEKVIPEIREYMIPASEAIKFNR
- the ilvD gene encoding dihydroxy-acid dehydratase, with the protein product MTWDKSKLVSRYVTEGVKSAAARSYYYAMGLTEKEIHQPLVGVATCWNEAAPCNIALQRQAQSVKKGVKSGEGTPREFTTITVTDGIAMGHEGMRSSLVSRDIITDSVELTMRGHCYDALVGLAGCDKSLPGMMMAMIRLNVPSVFMYGGSIMPGKFRGKDVTVIDVFEGIGKHATGEFSDKDLHEMECCACPGAGACGGQFTANTMACVSEAIGLALPGSAGAPAPYETRDEYAVASGEAVMKLLREGGPRPRDIVTRQALENAAAVVAATGGSTNAALHLPAMAHEAGIEFDLHDVAVVFARVPYIADLKPGGKYVAKDMYDVGGVSVVLKELLDGGYIHGDCLTVTGKTIAENLKDQAFPENQNVIRPLSHPIHPTGGVVGLRGNLAPEGAIVKIAGLDELVFEGPTRCFDSEEECFNAVQNRDYEEGDVLVIRYEGPKGGPGMREMLSTTAALYGQGTGGKVALITDGRFSGGTRGFCIGHVGPEAAVGGPIALLKDGDMIRIDAEKGSLEVLLSDDELKMRRQSWQPRTNNYQSGALWKYVQLVGPAEKGAVTHPGAKAETHIYADL
- a CDS encoding L,D-transpeptidase family protein produces the protein MWAKFITEPDSRLVRPWFSKVAAGAIVLALLSLPCPAEAGDVREKPTVIDKITSFVNPGSVFQAALAAGTVDDSTFYDADAMRAFYQQRDNELIWTEKEANAAQINAMLTVFEDSWRHGLNPARYHVPSLRSLLSGPQNKETQARLELLLSDAVVRYGHDISGMRVIPEHVGEKGKYWRAPVPALTVLSRVAQAHAPAQELLALGPSGSLYKKLQEELVRLSREDDGYDHVLPLDFGVPFFKPGKRHPAVAGLRVRLGVEYDPAYGPEDFYDDELGAAVMRFQREHGLEPDAVIGPQTLTLLNRTRQAQMEQIIANLERLRWLDPDRPDRYMLVNIPSQTLWAISGGRVALEMPVVVGQPSRPTASFKTEVKGIRFNPTWTVPLSIKMKDFLPKILEDPSYLDHKGVELYMGYGKDAETIDPYDVAWENVGRKEMNQIRMVQIPGDHNALGRIRVLMPNEFDIYMHDTNHPELFDSNQRIYSSGCVRLSHPRDVARFVLAENRNWSEEKMDAVIQEGKMTDILSANPIPVYIVYQTVWLGEGGRIIYGPDVYGLDRRLVSELRSMDGFALPLTAPSTMTVDAAQRELASVGTF
- a CDS encoding DUF465 domain-containing protein, translating into MDDEDELQEKLVHLKAEHKDLDEIIDRLMHTQPVDFLQLQRLKKRKLMLKDMIQKIESNLLPDIIA